The following are encoded in a window of Rosa chinensis cultivar Old Blush chromosome 4, RchiOBHm-V2, whole genome shotgun sequence genomic DNA:
- the LOC112195925 gene encoding tetratricopeptide repeat protein 38, which produces MERGVVKVDKWGYEVNTSSDACISAINAFYDQVLSYGRRRSVILEAPAHDHNCVLANILAAHFLCSSDPSKAPSHLQAAKSRLEQATSYEKAVFDAVNCLISKDRDDDVAFELHSKLLKSFPKDLVSLKRAQVLCFYMARPDLSLDLVQQVLPSNQQEEYIYGMLAFPLLELGRMADAEKAARKGYEINKQDCWTHHNLCHVLQYECRFKEAVEFMESCSSSWDSCVSFMLTHNWWHVALCYMEGHSPVERLLEIYDHHIWKELEKVDAFGPEVYLNALGLFLRVHVRGQMDAFGDRLKILAKRLTDRANWYIEWHFDVLVLWALANTGEISEAEELLKGLKSRISEMNKKKQQSMQSAIMLAEALYEYGRGNDKHAMELLGPNFDADNCKTIGASGEQLDVFNEVWYCMLLNNGQATKAIEVIEKRIKARDGIPFLWRLLEKGYKQTGRQEVAIASEKAKVLETAYFH; this is translated from the exons ATGGAGAGAGGAGTTGTGAAAGTTGACAAATGGGGTTACGAAGTGAATACCTCTTCAGATGCTTGCATATCTGCCATTAACGCCTTCTATGATCAG GTTTTGAGTTATGGGAGACGCAGGTCTGTGATATTAGAAGCTCCGGCACACGATCACAACTGTGTTCTTGCTAATATTTTAGCTGCACATTTTCTGTGCTCATCTGATCCTTCTAAAGCTCCTTCACATCTTCAAGCGGCCAAGTCTCGTCTC GAACAAGCTACCTCGTATGAGAAGGCAGTTTTCGATGCTGTCAATTGTTTGATTTCCAAGGATAGGGATGATGATGTTGCCTTTGAGCTGCATTCTAAG CTCTTGAAAAGTTTTCCTAAAGATCTGGTGTCTCTGAAAAGGGCCCAAGTGCTCTGCTTCTACATGGCTCGACCTGATCTGTCATTGGATCTTGTTCAACAG GTTCTACCAAGTAATCAACAAGAAGAATACATTTATGGTATGCTTGCTTTCCCTTTACTGGAGCTTGGCCGAATGGCAGATGCTGAGAAGGCAGCAAGAAAGGGATATGAAATCAACAAGCAAGACTGCTGGACACATCATAAT TTGTGCCATGTTCTTCAGTATGAGTGTCGTTTTAAAGAAGCAGTAGAGTTCATGGAATCATGCTCGTCATCATGGGATTCTTGTGTGTCATTTAT GCTCACACACAATTGGTGGCATGTAGCTCTTTGTTATATGGAAGGTCATTCTCCAGTCGAAAGACTCTTAGAGATATATGACCATCATATCTGGAAGGAGTTGGAAAAAGTTGATGCTTTTGGACCAGAG GTGTACTTAAATGCCCTTGGGTTGTTTTTACGGGTGCATGTTCGTGGTCAAATGGATGCGTTTGGGGACCGTTTGAAGATCTTAGCCAAACGCCTGACTGATAGG GCCAACTGGTATATAGAGTGGCATTTTGACGTCCTAGTTTTATGGGCCTTGGCTAATACTGGTGAGATTTCAGAGGCTGAAGAGTTGCTCAAGGGCTTGAAGTCCAG AATTTCTGAGATGAACAAGAAGAAGCAACAATCCATGCAGAGCGCAATAATG CTTGCAGAAGCCTTGTACGAGTATGGGAGGGGTAACGACAAACATGCAATGGAATTGCTAGGTCCTAATTTTGATGCTGATAACTGTAAGACGATTGGAGCATCAGGTGAACAGCTTGATGTATTCAATGAAGTCTGGTACTGTATGTTGCTTAACAATGGACAAGCTACGAAAG CAATTGAGGTGATTGAGAAGCGGATCAAAGCAAGAGATGGAATCCCTTTCCTTTGGCGCCTTCTG GAGAAAGGTTATAAACAAACAGGCAGacaggaagttgcaattgcaagtgAGAAAGCCAAGGTTCTAGAGACTGCATATTTCCATTAA
- the LOC112197719 gene encoding glutathione S-transferase U17, with product MAKNDVKLIGAWPSPFVLRARIALNVKSVEYEFLQETMEPKSELLLKSNPVHKKIPVLLHNDKPICESLIIVEYIDEAWASGPSILPSDPYERAIARFWAAYTDEKWFPAMKGILGAQNDEARMAAVGQVTEGLVLLEEAFQKISKGKSFFGGDHIGYLDIAFGGFLAWIRVTEGMGGIKLLNETNTPGLLKWAEKFAADPAVKDVLPETQKLAEFSKIIIAKLRAAAAAKAK from the exons ATGGCTAAGAATGATGTGAAGCTTATAGGAGCATGGCCGAGCCCATTTGTGCTGAGGGCTCGGATCGCCTTGAATGTTAAGTCTGTCGAGTACGAGTTTCTTCAGGAGACAATGGAACCCAAGAGCGAGCTTCTGCTCAAATCGAACCCGGTTCACAAGAAAATCCCGGTTCTGCTTCACAATGACAAACCCATCTGTGAATCTCTCATCATTGTGGAATACATCGACGAGGCTTGGGCCTCTGGCCCATCTATCCTACCTTCTGATCCCTATGAGCGCGCTATTGCCAGATTCTGGGCTGCTTATACTGATGAGAAG TGGTTCCCTGCGATGAAAGGCATCCTTGGTGCTCAAAATGATGAGGCAAGGATGGCAGCAGTCGGGCAAGTGACAGAAGGTCTAGTGCTGTTGGAGGAAGCATTTCAAAAGATAAGCAAAGGAAAGAGTTTCTTCGGCGGAGATCATATTGGTTACCTTGACATTGCATTTGGGGGATTTTTGGCGTGGATCAGAGTGACTGAAGGGATGGGCGGGATCAAGCTGCTTAATGAAACAAACACGCCGGGGCTGCTCAAGTGGGCTGAGAAGTTTGCTGCAGATCCTGCTGTGAAAGATGTTCTGCCAGAGACACAGAAGCTTGCTGAGTTTAGTAAGATTATTATAGCCAAATTAAGAGCTGCTGCCGCTGCTAAGGCCAAGTAA